A window of Mycolicibacterium holsaticum DSM 44478 = JCM 12374 genomic DNA:
GATGAGGATCTGGTGCTCGTTGTACGGGGTCGACGGGTCGTCGACCATGCCGTTGTCCCACATGACGCCGACGTCGGTGCCGTACACGCCGAACCGGTCGGCGGTGTTGTTCGTCGGATAGTTACCGGTCACCCAGTCCACGAACTTGGTGGACGCGCTGAACTGTTGACCGGGCGTCGGAAAGCGCGGTCTCGGGTTGGCGGCCACGGCGGCCAGGGCAAGGCTGGTGGTGGTTTGGGCGGGCAGCGTCGATTCCGTCGACGTCTGGCCGCTCAACCCGGTGAGGAAGGTCTCGAACTCGCGGCGTGCGAACGCGAGCAGGCCCCACATGAACACCGGCTGGGTGGGTGCGGTCGGCGCGGTGCCCGCGAGCGGGTTCAGCACCCAGTTCACGACGCTGGAGACCACGGTGGTCACCGCAGCGAGCAGATCTTCCTGCGGTTTGGGCGCCGAGTCCACCGACTGGACCTCGGTGACCTCGGCGGACAGTGCGGCCATCTTGGGCGACATCATCATCGGGGAGGCCGCGGCCAGCACGCGCGCGTCGACGAACTGGGCGACCGCCGCGGTGCTGCGAACCGGTGCGGACGGCTCGTCGAGCGTTTCCACTGTGCGCGCCGATGTGGTCACGGTGGTTTGCGCCGCCGTGCTGCTGGACTTCGTCGAGTGCGACGAGGGCTTGGGCGTCGGGTCATCGTCGGTGGCGGGCGGGTTCTCGGACTGCGCCGGCTCCTCGGATTCGGTCGGCTCAGGGTCCGGCGTCTCGGAGACCGCAGGCGGTTCTTCTTCGTCTACTTCGTCGGTGTCGGTGTCGGTGTCGGTGTCGGTGTCGGTGTCCGGGTCCTCGGCCTCGGGGTCCTCGGTCTCGACCCCAGTGCCGGTATTGGTCTGGGCCTGCACGACGCCGGTCGTGGTCGCGGGAGCGTCGTCGGTCGTCTCTTCGTTCTGCGAGGGCTTCTCGGTGCTCCGTGACGTGTCGGTGGTCTCGGACGTCTCGGTGGCGGACGTGGTCGACGTGCTCTGTTCCGACGACGTCGAAGCGGTCGATCCGGCTCCTTCGTCGGCCAGCGCCACCCCGTGGCCGGTGGCGATTGCCGTTCCGACGCCCAGGGCGACGGCCAGTCCCCCGACGCGGCCGATCTGAGCTGCGGCTGCCATGAACTCACCCTCCAGTTACTTCTCCCCCGAGAGATTTGCGCTACAGGCATTAAAGCGAACCCGGACAATGATCACAGCAAAAGAGGCAAATGTCTCATAAACCTCATCAGACCCTGTGGTCATGATCTTGATGGGCTTTTAGCCGACACCGGAATCGACGAGCAATGATTGTCGAGGTGATCGCACCGTGGACGGCAGAAATAGCGGGCACCGCCATCCACTAGGGCGTGATGCCGGCCTCGCGCAGCGCCTGTTCGTAGAGGTCGGTGGCCTCGCTGAGGCCCTCGTTGACCCAGGCGTCCACCATGCCGACCCGGTCGGCGAACAGCTGCGCCCGGTTCAACCAGACCTGGAAGTCGTCGTCGCGGCGCAGTGCGTCGATCTGCGCCGCCGAGCCCTGGATAAGGATGAAGCCACCCAGTTCGGTGCTCTGCGGTTTGAGGATGGCGACGTCGAAGCGCTCGAACTTGCCCTCTTGCGCCAACCGGTCGAGGTAGCCGGTCGTCTCCCGCAGCAGTGCGAGCGCCTGCGGCTCACGCCCGGGCGTGGGAATCCCCCAAGCGATCCAGAATCCTGCTTCGGCCATTGCTTCCTTCTACACCACATGTGGCGTTCGGCCAATCGTGCGACCCTCCTTGGATGCTTCAACGCCATGAGCCCCCACGCGCGTGGGCAGCGGTGGTGCTGCTCGCGATCGTCGGCACGCTGAACTACGCCGACCGGTTCTTGCCGGCCGTGCTGGCCGAGCCGATCAAACAAGAGCTGGTGTTGTCGGACACGATGATCGGCGTCATCAACGGCTTCGGCTTTCTCGTCGTGTATGCCGTGCTCGGCATCGCGATCGCCCGGATCGCCGACCGGGGCGCGTTCGGTCTGGTGATCTCGGTGTGTCTGACCCTGTGGGGCGCGATGACGATGCTGGGCGGCGCGGTGCAGTCCGGGTTCCAGCTGGTGCTCACCCGCGTGGGCGTCGCGATAGGAGAAGCGGGCAGCACCCCGGCCGCACATGCCTACGTGGCCCGCAATTTCGCGCCGGAACGGCGCGCGGCCCCGTTGGCCGTCATCACGTTGGCCATCCCGCTGACCAGTGCGGCAAGCCTGGTCGGCGGTGGCTTGCTGGCCCAGTCACTGGGCTGGCGAACGACTTTCGTGGTGATGGGTGCCATCAGCGTGCTGTTCGCACCGTTGGTGCTGCTGGTTCTGGGCCGTCGCCAGACGATGCCTTCGGAGCCGGCGCAGCACGGGGCGCCCGCGGCTAACCCGTGGGACCTGCTGAAG
This region includes:
- a CDS encoding spinster family MFS transporter, which encodes MLQRHEPPRAWAAVVLLAIVGTLNYADRFLPAVLAEPIKQELVLSDTMIGVINGFGFLVVYAVLGIAIARIADRGAFGLVISVCLTLWGAMTMLGGAVQSGFQLVLTRVGVAIGEAGSTPAAHAYVARNFAPERRAAPLAVITLAIPLTSAASLVGGGLLAQSLGWRTTFVVMGAISVLFAPLVLLVLGRRQTMPSEPAQHGAPAANPWDLLKKPAFLLIVGGGACVSFAGYSLTAFAPAYLVRTRGMSLGEVGVQYGVASGLTGIVGLLVVGRIADRLSARDPRWLLWLVGVMIAALLPFSALAFVVQDRALCILFIAMSYVIGTAYMAPSIAAIQRLVRVEQRATASAVFLFFGAIIGSAGPFLTGVISDALTADMGVMSLGRALLIVPVAQIVAIGCYAAASGRFVREILDAPELATSN
- a CDS encoding DUF4185 domain-containing protein → MAAAAQIGRVGGLAVALGVGTAIATGHGVALADEGAGSTASTSSEQSTSTTSATETSETTDTSRSTEKPSQNEETTDDAPATTTGVVQAQTNTGTGVETEDPEAEDPDTDTDTDTDTDTDEVDEEEPPAVSETPDPEPTESEEPAQSENPPATDDDPTPKPSSHSTKSSSTAAQTTVTTSARTVETLDEPSAPVRSTAAVAQFVDARVLAAASPMMMSPKMAALSAEVTEVQSVDSAPKPQEDLLAAVTTVVSSVVNWVLNPLAGTAPTAPTQPVFMWGLLAFARREFETFLTGLSGQTSTESTLPAQTTTSLALAAVAANPRPRFPTPGQQFSASTKFVDWVTGNYPTNNTADRFGVYGTDVGVMWDNGMVDDPSTPYNEHQILIAVGDTFSGPNMSGIWRLNTLFRSSDYDLADGMTIPDGEWFNGNMFGGAPLSNPTFARQIIHPAPGLPTGVTLIPTAGIALPTPGTQFGVTQYVSFMSVSQWGSPGRWTTNYSAIAYSTDNGENWTVAPTSVRYNDPWSGQKNFQQSAFVRGDDGYVYMYGTPNGRQGAAYLSRVAEKDILDVSKYEYYSAGKKSWFSSTPAGWYKNDPGKATPVFGVDKGACGVAKVGNQVSEMSVQYNEHLGKYVVLHGDQFNNIVMRTADRPEGTWSSAKVLMSQQNGGIYAPMMHPWSPSTQGTGSELYWNLSLWSEYNVMLMSTDLDKV